actcaaggccagcttgggctgcataagaccttgtcttaaagaaaaagtagCCCTAGaagggtatggtggtgcacgcctttaatcttggcactcagttggcagaggcaggcagatctctgagtttgaggtcagcctggtctacagagagagctccaggacagccagagatatatagaaaaaccctgtcgaaagaaagaaagaaagaaagaaagaaagaaagaaagaaagaaaggagagagagagagaaagaaagagagagagagagaaagaaagagagagagagagagaaaggaaagagagccCAGTGGTTCAGCAGCAGCATCTTGGCCACCTTGGGTCATTCTGAGTTTCTTCTCACCCCATTTCTGTAAATAACTGTCCAAATCTTAGGATTATGTGGAAATCTATGAAATATTCTGTGGGGTGAGGTGATGTTACAGCCCCAGCTGCCGACCTGAATTTCCTGGTAATAAGCACTATGGCAGCTGGTTTGCCCCGGCAGTCCAACAAAGAACTGTAAACATGAAACCAGGAGCTCTGGCCATTTGTCTTTAagacatctttctttccttcttctttttttattttattttttattttagtttttttttaagtttttttgagaagggtttctcagtgtagccctggctatcctgtactctctttgtagaccaggctgacctcgaactcacaaagatccatctgcctctgcctcccaaatgctgggattaaaagcatgtgccaacaCCGCCTGGCTAAGTCATTTtacttagggggaaaaaaatagCCACAGAAGAAAGTCAGCCACGGTCTTAGTTATGGTTACTCtcgctgtgatgaagcaccatgagcAAAacaactcagggaggaaagggcttacttCCACgtcactgttcatcatcagaggaagtcagaataggaactcaagcagggtaggcactgggaagcaggagctgatgcaggggccataGGGgcagtgctgcttactgccttgctcgtCACAGCTTCctcatagaacccagggccaccagcccaggcatggtacaacccacagtggcctgggccctcccctaccaatcactaattaagaaaatcctctacaggcttgcctacaccCGCCACGGGCTTGTGAAGCGCCTATACGCCCACCCACACCACCTTCTAGCAGCGAGTGGTACTGCTTCAGCTTGGTCCGTCACCATGGCAACAGGCTCTGCTCCTGCTCCAAGCTGCTATGCCTTCCCCATCATGGTGGACTGAGACCTCTCTGAAGCTATGAGTCGGTGTAAAGCATTTCTCCCGTTGACTGTTTCTGGCAGGTCACAGCAACACGGAATAAACTAATAGTGAGGGTGCTCAGTATTTTGGTCATCTAAGGGTGTGTAAGTATTTCCTGCAGGCCTAGTCACGCCAAACGGTGGCTGACTAACGCCTAACGGTGGCTGACTAACGCCTATGGACTTTTAGTTATGAAGGAGAGGAGTGTCGGGGAGGAAAAGCCGGAAACCAGACTCCTGTTCAGCCTCTGTCTGCACCAACCCCATCGTCTCTCGCTGTCAGCAAAGAGAAAAACGACACAGAACACACAAAGAGGAGAGAGCTGTCTCCCCCAGACAGCGGAGACTTCCCGCGTTCCCCAGTTCCCCAGTTGCTTTTATGTATTGGAGGGGCTGCTTCATCAAAGCGCACACTTCCACTCCTGAGCAAGgacccagagcagagcagagccgCCCGCCCACAGGAAGCTGCTTTAGtacccaaggcagctcagtacaAGCATGGTGGTCCCAGCCCTCCGAGACAGAAGCAGGGGGAATCTCTTGAGATTTGAGGCCAGACTGAGTTACTCAGCCAGAGCTCCATAGAGAGAGCCTGTCTTGGAAATAGTAATACATCTTAAAACGCAGCCTGGAGTCAAGCATCAGATCGCAAGGTGTGGAGAGACTTGAACCCCGAAATGACTCGGTAGGTTCAGGGTGGACCCAAGAATATGCACTGTGGCAAATTCCCAGGCGCCGGGGAAGCAGCCAGGTTTAGGCTGGACTTTGATGCCGGTTGCACAGGGAAACGATGGTGAGCGTGTGGTTGAACCCGCGCTCCCTCAGCGCCCCCCGGCGGTACAATCAGTGTGGGCGCTGCCGCTCTTGTGAGTTGACACTTGTGCGCACCTGAACGCCAGGAGAAGCTGCGCGTGCACGCGGGAAGAGCCTGCACCAAGGATGCGGATCCTCGGAACGCCAGACCTTGGATACCGGAAGGGGTGACGTCATCGGTGCTCCGGAACCCTCACTCATAACCCCAGGGATCTAGAGCGCCGCTGTCCTAGTCCGAGGCAGCCGAGGGGCAGGATAATGGGGTCCCGGGCAAGGACACACATCCGGAAACTCGCTACCCTGTGCGCAGCATTCTCTTGCTAAATTCCAGGGTCTAGAATTCTGTCTGCCAGCAGCCCCGCTAGAGCCGGGCggccttttgttttgatttgtttttcatttgaggtttttgtttgctcGCTTGGTTGTGCATTGTTTTttcactgcctttttttttttttttttttttttttttttttgatgtgtgtgtgcgcgcgcgtgtgcgtgtgtgcgtacGTGCTCCTGCCACGGGCTCACATGAGTAGATCAGAGGTCAGctgtgggagtcagttccctTCTTCCACCACACCAACTGGAATAGAATTCAGGTCTCggatagcccaggctgacctgaattCGCTAGGTAGacgaggccagccttgaactgatcctcctgccttcagttcctgagtgccgggattaacgATGTGAGCCACCCCGTGAGGCTAAGTGGTCCCTTGGTGACACTGCTTCCCCGCTGCCCACCTCCCCTACTCTCCCGGTATAGCTTCAGCTTGGCACCGGCTGGGACCTGCCGTCTGGTGCTTCCCTCGCGCCTGCGCCTGCCAcaggcctctgtctccccagccgTCCTCAGGCGTCTGCGTTGGGGGCCGTTTCCAGCCAGTAGCCCTGGATATCTAACACATCGCTCTTGTTCTCATCTAGGGAATCTATCACCTGTCACCCCACCCAGGCACGCACCTGCCCCGGGGCCTGGAGGAATCCGCACTGCGCAGCCTGTGCTGTGTTACCTTTTCCGCCTCCAGGGGGCAGCCGTGCCCCACCCGCCTCCTCCGCTCGGGGCTCCTCGCGGGTACTCCTAGCTCCCTCCGCCAGCGCGGACACGCTTCTGGGGACCTTAGGGCCTCCTCTCCACGGCTCCCTCTGCTCTTTACTCGACCCCCGACTCCCTCGCTCCAGAAACCAGCATGGTCTTCTGGAACGTTCCTCGCCAATGCGTCTGGGGTCTGGTTTACCCACGCTAAAGGAGTCATCCTCCGTTGCAAACATCCAACAAATGTCAGCCCCTCTTTACTGAACTGCTTGCCTCACAAGGGGACAGGCCCTGGGGACGGGACACCCCCCATACCCACTGCTGACATCTGACTCTGAGAAGATCTGCTTTTCCCCCACCCACTCATCCACCTTTCCGGGCCCAGGTAGGACCCTAGCCCCAGGGGCTGTTGAGCTTGAATGGGGAACCGGGGTTGCGCTCGCTCCTGAATGGGGAACCAGGGTTGTGCTCGCTCCTGAAGGCTGTCGTAGCGATGAGCCAGCGCCTCTGGCTCGTCTTCAGCAGAGCCCCCTCTAGCTTTTCCGAGGAGGCAGCCCCGCCCCAGGATGAACGCTGTTATTTCATCTTTGCGCAATATGCCCATCCTCTTGCTGCGTCCGCGAGAGCGCCTGTTGTGTGTGGTTGACGCACAGTGTGCCAAGGGACAGTCAGAGCTCTGAATATGGCAAGTGTCACTTGTTATGGGGTCCCCAGGGAGCCCTCCTTGGGGATGTGACATTTCAAATGTCCTGGGGAAGGGCATCCCAGGCAGCAGGAACAGcctgtgcaaaggccctgaggtagGAGCCTGCAGTATGCCTAGGATCTGAAGGACTGAAGACACAGAGAGACCCAGGAGGGGTTGTGGGAAATGAGGCAGAGATCAGAGGGATGTCATGTGTGGACCACAGTGCGGGAGGGAATGCTCAGCGCCCGCAGAGACTTGCTGTGCCTACACTGAGCAATGCCGGTCGGCACTTATGCGGGCCGGCGCTTGAGTGCATGCCGCTGGGACCTCGAGAATAATGCAGATGTTCGACTTCCAGTCGTCTAGAGTCTACATCAATTGAATTGCCCCTAAGTGACCAATGGTGACACCATCGGACCAAGGGGGTCCAGATCACTCACTGTTAAGCCTTTTGGCTTGGAGTTAAGTGGACATAGCAAGCTCTTCTAGGGTGTGGGGAGAGGAGGCCAGGTGTCAGATGTGGCTGCTAAGACAACCCCTCCCCCATCACCATGCTGGCATTCCTGGCAGCAAGAGGCAGACCAGACCACCCTAAAACCCTAAGCTGGAGTATAGGATTTGGCTCTGGAGTCCCAGGCAAGGGCCCGGGCAAGGCTTGGAGAGGGGGACTGTGAGGACAAATAAGAGCTATACCAGGGTCTAAGGGGCTGTAAGAATCAATAAAAGTGGCAAGGTTGGAGTGGCAGAGGGAGCAGGAGCCAGGGACGCGTGTCAGCCATGATGGCAAGGCATGCCGCTCAGCCTGGTACCCACCCACATGACCACGCCACAGAGACTACAACAACCAAGATGCTTCATTATGTTTCACTGGGGGATCCCGGGTCACACAGCACACAAGGACAGGTACCTATCACTATGCAGGGGGAAGTGACACGTGGGGCCCTCCCCAGCCACCAGACCCCAAGTCCATCAGTCTGCACAAAGagcagctgcctctccagccacaGGACACTCTagtgtccttctccatcactCCTTTCATCATGACTGGTCCTGGGAAGCAAGGAGAGGGCTGCCTCTGAGTACAAAGAGGTACCCACAACCCTTGCAGTCTCTTTATGTCCCCGCTGAGTAGTTGGACAGTCCAGTCTGGGCTGTGAGGACAGGTCGGAAATTCTGTTACATCTCAGAGGTCCAGGCGCCACGAACTGGTCACTTCCTGGGGATAGAAACTtggacagggacacacacacaccacacacgcacacacacgaacAAGAGAGTGGAAAGTGCTGTGCAGGGAAAAGCATTATCTACACAGCGAACCACAGAAGCAGGCTGCCGGGGCTTCGGGGCTTCGGCAGTAGCACTACAGGAAAACACAACAGCTGAAGCAGCTGCTGTCGGGGACAGCTGAGGGCTGGAGCCTGGCCAGCACCATCCAGGCTTACTGGGGAGCGACGATGCCAGGGTGGGGCACAGCAACTGCTTCCTACAACGGGGACACTTGACCCTTTAGGAGGATCTGGGTTCTTACTGCACACGGGGGCGGGGGGTGAACAAGGGACTCCATTGTCATATTAAGTCAAGAATTACGAGGGCAAACAGCTGAGGAGTGGCCAGGGACAGCTGGTAGGAGGGAGCTGGGGATCCCTGGTAGGAGGGTGGGGGCTTGCCCAGGGAAACCAGAAGTCTGGATTTCCTATAAGTTTTCCAAAGCAGAACACATTCGGCAGACTCTTACCAGTTCAACCTGTGGAcaagggctgggggagggggtgtggcTTCCCCCCTTTCCCCCCTGCAGAGCCTCAGAAGGGTGGGCTATTGCCACCACCCTACCTTCCCGCTTTCatcctcctgtcctcttcctcctcctcctcctccccttccctcttctcccccctccctcttcctttcctcaccccccctacccttcccttcctctcctttcccccatttttattcctccgcctcctcccagctccctccGACTTTCACTCCTGGAATATCTTCCCCtcaacttacacacacacacacacacacacacacacacgcacggcCCTTAGCCCTTCCAAGCTCAGCTAATGCCCACAATGCCCAACACTCTCTTGCTTCTCCCCAAGGCCCCCCGTCGGGCCAGAGGGGGCTCACAGTAGATCTCAGGGCCTGGAAGGATGGGCGCGCAGGAGTTCCAGGCAACCTCGCACACTCACGCGGGGGCTCCCGAGGTGGAGCGGAGTCCCTCAGTCTTCCAGGCCCGAAGTCTCCTCCGCGCCCACCGGCCACCGCATCGGAGGGTCCTGTCTCTTTCCTCGCTGTAGCAAGGCTTCAGCCTTAACGGTCGCTCGCTCGCGCCATCTGTACATGGAACTAAGAGGGAAAGCTGGGCACCCGCCGTAGACAGCCAGGGAAGCGGCAGAGTACAAAGCAAATGCACGCGGTTAAGCGAGAGAGGGActgcagggaggagagggagtggggggaggggggtcaacACACAGGAGACAGGGCTTGTAGTGACGTCTACGCCACTAACGGCATTTGGGCGCCCGCCGCGGGCCCCTACGTGCTTTCTTCCCGCGGGTAGACTTGGGGACTGCAGCTGGCTGGCCCTTGGCCTCGCCAGCCCTGGCGCGGGCCCCAGCGCCTGCTGAgcccttcttcttcttgttccccgcatggtcctcggttgaagGCCCGCTCCCCGCCTTCTTCTCTGGAGTGACGCCGCGGCCACGCCCGCGGCCACCCCTGCGGGATTTGCGTGCCCGGGACGCGGTGGAGACCGCGGTGGCGCCGGTGGGAGCCATGCCTTTGGAGCCGGTGCGCGCTCTCTTGGCGCGGGGCTTCTTCGACACGCTGTCGCCGGGTTCTGACTCTTCGCTGTCAGTGTCCTCGGAGTCTCCCTCCGACTCCGTGTCTGAATCCTCCTCCGACTCCTCGTTGGATTCTAGATTCTCCTGGGAGGCCAGGAAAGCCAGCACGTCGGACAGACCGCCTTGGCTGTGGTCGCACTTCCGGCCGCCACTGCCCCCCCCTCCCCACCTGCTGGCTTCTTCCTCCTTCACCGATTCCACCATATCTTGCGCAGCCAGGAGGGCCACGAGCTCCAAGAGGCCACCCTGGTGGCCCTCGGCGCTCCAGCCCCTGAGGAGGCCTAGCCCAGATTTCTTTCCCTTGGGGCAGTTCTCCGCTTCGGCCAGGGTAGAAATGCATTCCAGCAGGTTGCCGTCCTCCTCCGCCTTCCTCAGGACCATGGCGTCCACCTGGCGGCCCGCCTCCTCTACCTTCACCCTGGGCCCCGACGTGTCCTTGGACATGACGGACAGGACTTGAGGAAGGACATCCTTCTTGTCTTTCTTGTCGCCCCAGCCTAGGGTCTCAATCACCGAGGCGATTTTCAGCATTTCCTCTCTGGCGGAGGGGTCGGCCGGGTCTGTGTAGGCCACGATAGCCACGAACTCGGGGTTGTCCACCCCCTCAAACTTCTCTCCCTCCGCGTTCTCCAGACACTCGCTGCCAgagtcgtcgtcgtcgtcgtcctcctcctcctcctcctcttcctcctcctcttcgtcctcctcctcctcgtcctcctcagCCTCGCTGTCTATCTCCACCGCCGGGGTGTCCCTCACAGCCAGCAGCGCCACTAAATCGGGGACCCCGCTCTTTTCGTCTTTGATGTTTAAGCAGATGGACTCCGACCCGGGGAggtctttctctatctcttccttcttggCTTTGTCGGTGACGGTGACGAGCGCCAGGAACTCTCGGGGGCCGTCTCCTTCGTCCTGCTCCCCCCGGAAGGCCCACTTCTTGGTGAGCTCTTTGGCGGCTGCCTGGAGCGTGGCGTAGAGGGCCCTCTGGTCCTCGTCTACGTTCAGGTCCTCTGCGTAGATCTCCTCTATGACTATGCCCAGGCTGTCGTCGGAGGACTCTTCCGACTCGCTCCTGGCTCGGCGCCCTCCCCGGCCCCTCTTCTTGCCCTTCTGAGCCGTCAACTTGTGGCTCCTGGATCGGCGCTTGCCTCCCCGGCGGCCCCGACGGCCGTTCCGAGCCGCCCCCTCCGAGGAGCCAGCCTTCTTGGCCTCCTTCCCCAAGCCCTTGGCCTGGGCCTGCGCCTCCAGAACCAGGGGGATGGCTATCTCTCGGAAGTCATCCATGGGCCTCTCATCCAGCAACAGGCGCCTCATCTGCCTGAGGACGCGCGCGTCCTGCCCGCGGTCCTTACTCACGATCTTCCAGGTCCCGTGCTCCCCCCGAATCTGGATGGGGATGGCGGAGTGATCGATGTCCGCCCCAAACTCCACCAGGGCGGCCTGAGCCTTCTCCTTGGCCACGGCTCTCACGGTGCGAAGCCTGTAGTTGCCCAGGGGCTGCAGGTTCGGTCTCAGGGTGGCTTCGATGTCCGCCTGCTGCAGGCGCTCGGGGATGCCCGTGATCAGCAGGGCCCGGTGCACCTCTACCTCCAGCTCCTTGCACCAATCCTGCAGCAGGTTCGTGGCCATGGCGCTGCCGGGTGCGGGCTGATCTCGGGGCGGGAGAGAGCCCGAGGCGGGGGTGGGCTGCGGGACACCGGCTGAGTCTACCCCGCTCCGCAGGGGCCACCCGCGGGCTGAGGGTCCGGGCTCCGGCTACCTGCTAGCTAGCGGGACGGGACGGTCTCTCCCCGGGGCGACCCGCGGGTCCGCAGGGGGCTTACGTGTCCGGTCTgcgggctgctcctcccttccgcTTTGTCCCTGACAGGCTGGGTGACTGGACACGGCCGGTGGGATGCGGGAGGGCGACGGCGAACGCGCCTGGTGGGCGTGGGGGTGGGAGCGGCCGCTCGCCTGCGCTCCCGCGGAGTCAGGAGCCGAGCGCGCACCTCGGTCTAGACTCTCGGCGGGGCCGCTGCGGAACGGCAGCCTGCGCCTGCGCCTGCGCGGACCCAGCCGCCTCCCCGCCCCCTCGGCCCGTCTCCGTCTCCATGGCAACACTGCAGGCAGCAGCTGGGGTCTGCGCCGCGGTGAGCGCGGCAGCTGCTCTTAAAGGGCCAGGTGGGAAGGAGGGCTTGGGACTGGGGACAGCAACAAGGACAAAGTCACTGGGGCCTGGACACCACTGAAGGACAGCCGTCTCCCTTCAGGGGCTAGAGACCGCCTATGAAGGCATAGAGGCTTCCACCAAGGTTGTTTTGttcgttttttttgtttgttttttgttttttgttttttttttttttttgaggcaaggagaccaagctagccttgaacctgCCGTGTAGCCCAGGgtggaccttgaacttctgatccttccgCTTCTGCCCTCTCcacaagtactgagattacaagccTGTATGACTCCTCACCtgcgatatatatatatataattttaaaatgggttTCTGGGGCTCTAGGCCAGGGTTtaatgcttgctatgcaagcactctaccagccgAACTATATCCCCATTCCCGCAGGACAGACGGAGCTCTGATTTATAAAGCCCCAAATCAAACTGTCCTTTGGAGGTGCCTCCTCACACAGGTTCTGTCTCTTTTCACTGTATAGAGGTCTCAGTATCAACCAAGGACCCCAAGGTTGGCTGTGCTTTCCGAGCTGAAGGGCACCATTTAGGACTCAGGAAGTGGGTAATAGACTCACTGAGAGACCACACTTCACTCATTCTGTTTCctacattttgtttttgaaacaagatctcgCTTTGTGGCCCAGGTTAGCCTGgaagtatgtagcccaggctagcctcaaactcatagagatctgcctgcctctgtctcctaaatgttgggattaaaattttggtttttgaaacacaGTATCAGTACACAGCCcacactggcttcaaactcctggcaatcctcctgccccagactCCCAAACACTGGGATCATGGGTGTGAACCACTATAtccagtttgttttattttatgatcaagtgtgtgtgtgtgtgtgtgtgtgtgtgtgtgtgtgtgtgtggtgtgtggtgtggtgtgtgtgtgtgtgtgtgtgtgtgtgtggtgtgtgtgtgtgtgtggtgtgtgtgtgtgtgtggtgtggtgtgtggtgtgtgtgtgtggtgtgtgtgtgtgtgtgtgtgtgtgtggtgtgtggtgtgtgtgtgtgtggtgtggtgtgtgtgtgtgtgtggtgtggtgtgtgtgtgtgtggtgtgtgtgtgtgtgtgtgtgtgtggtgtggtgtgtggtgtgtgtgtgtgtgtggtgtggtgtgtgtgtgtgtgtgtgtgtggtgtggtgtgtgtgtgtggtgtgtgtgtgtgtgtggtgtgtgtgtgtgtgtgtgtggtgtgtgtgtggtgtaatgtgtggtgtggtgtgtggtgtgtgtgtggtgtggtgtgtgtggggtgtgtgtgtgtgtgtgtgtgtgtggtgtgtgtgtgtggtgtggtgtggtgtgtgtgtgtgtgtgtgtgtatgtaggcatgTCTGTGCTatggcacatatgtggaggtcggaaggacaactttcaggaggtcagctctcaccttccaccatgtgggcccaGAGATCAGACTCTCAGGGACGCGCTGATCCATCTCCACGGCCCATTCCTTCAAGGGCTCTTGAGCTGCCTGTCCCCTACTCTAAGGGGTCTGGTAGACGAGCTGTTGGATCTATACCCTATCCTTATTACTTGCCCAGCTGCAACCTTGAGAATCTTCTGGAACTTCTCTGAGCCTGTGTGCACCTCTGTGAAGTGGTGACAGCCATTGTCCTTTCTTCTAATGGTTTTCCTGGAGACCCTGACCCGTGGGAGAGAGGCTGGCTTATAGTTGTTTCTCCCTGAACAAGGGCTGTGTGAATTGTTTATTGAGGTGTGCTATTACATAAGCATTTgctaaataataacaacaataaaaagcagaGCAAAACCACCTCAGGTTCCCACCCTCCTCTGGCTTTTGTTATTTGCTTTTTCAGTTGAAAGAAGGTTGATGGCACAGTTCCCATGGCAACCGGGCACTGTGCAAACCGCTTACCTACTCTCtatttttcctgcttttcttttcatcttcctgATCCTAAAATGGATGCCCGTCAGACAGAAACACCACGGCAGACTCAAATGCAAAAGGCCGGCATGATGTGAAACCGTACAGTAGCcatctttaattaataaaaagcagCAGTGAGTTTTATCAGTAAATGTAATCTGCCCCAGAAACACACACTGTTATCTTTGGATTGGCTTGggttccattttaaaaattgtttttacctttatttcagagtgtgtgtgtgtgtgtgtgtgtgtgtgtgtgtgtgcccatgtgccatggcacatgtgtagaGTTCAAAAGACAACTTGGtcaattttctccttccaccgaGTGGGACCCAAGGATTAAGctcgggtcctcaggcttggtaaCAAGCACCTTTACTCTGAGAGATCTTGCTGTGCCTAGTTTGGGGTTTATTCATTTGCTTTGAAACAGGCTTTCATTCTGggtttctgtctgtttgtctgttttgtttcgtgtttgtttatttgtttcttctgagactgggtttttctgtgtaacagagccctggctgtcctggattgaTTCACAttttagaccagcctggcttcgaactcacagagatcagactgcttctgcctcctaagtgctgggattaaaagtgggGCTTGCCAGGCACAGGCTTTCACTctacagcccaggctgtcctcgaactttCAGCAATCCTCAGCCAACCACTGCTGCGATTACTTAATCGTGACCCACAACGCCTGGCTATAGATGCAGTCACATGCACAAGCCGTTACACAAAGCACTGGATGGGCCATTGTTCCTTCTGTCCGTAACgagtctcttcctctcttccgAGCAGACAAGGGACCCGAAACCACAGATGGCTTCCAGGAAGTCATTCTTAGGAAATCAGAAGGGACGTTTTCCTGTGGCCATGAAGGCCCCAGAGTGACTTGGATTCACAGGACGTGTGAGGCCGACGTTGGCACTTTTTTACATCAGCTGTGGACCGCTGTGGGTAAAGCTCCCGTGAAAATGAATGGCACATAACAAATGAATGACCCATTTCTATATATGGCCAAGGGCAGGGGAGGCGGCTTAGCAGGAAAGgggccaagcctgaggacccaggttcagttcccgggACCCAcggtgaaaaaaaaagagttgttgtCTCTGCAAACTTTCTTCTGACCCCGAATACCTGCCAGGTGCACACGCAGGGACACCACTAACGATAGTCGTAAATAAAAcctcacagttaaaaaaaaaaaaaaaaaaaagggctttcAGAATGCCTCAGATTAAGACATTgagcctgatgacccgagttccgTCCCGGGGACCCACAGAGTGGAAGTGGAGAAGCAGAGATTGTCATCACTgttgcaggctgtcctctgacctccccttCACATGCCAAGGTACACTCGCACCCCCATACACATACAAAGCAAAATAAGTGAGGAAacgaataaatgtaataaaactgtaattaaaagaGGTAAAGTACAACTCATTGTTCACAGGGAGGTACGCGTCTGTCTGTCTGCGTAGCAGCCAGAAGTCAGGGCATGGGGAGTGCCACATGAAGTCTTAGGACATTGCTCTGGCTGTCCGtgtcttctcctgcctctgcttctccaagcTAGGATTGAAGATAAGCTTGGCCTCCACCTCCGAAATTTcatcttttattgttttgtttgaggcatgGTAGATAGCctaggctatccttgaactcctgaccctcctgccttcttTCCCAAGCGCTAGGAATACA
This is a stretch of genomic DNA from Meriones unguiculatus strain TT.TT164.6M chromosome 1, Bangor_MerUng_6.1, whole genome shotgun sequence. It encodes these proteins:
- the Pnma8b gene encoding paraneoplastic antigen-like protein 8B, which gives rise to MATNLLQDWCKELEVEVHRALLITGIPERLQQADIEATLRPNLQPLGNYRLRTVRAVAKEKAQAALVEFGADIDHSAIPIQIRGEHGTWKIVSKDRGQDARVLRQMRRLLLDERPMDDFREIAIPLVLEAQAQAKGLGKEAKKAGSSEGAARNGRRGRRGGKRRSRSHKLTAQKGKKRGRGGRRARSESEESSDDSLGIVIEEIYAEDLNVDEDQRALYATLQAAAKELTKKWAFRGEQDEGDGPREFLALVTVTDKAKKEEIEKDLPGSESICLNIKDEKSGVPDLVALLAVRDTPAVEIDSEAEEDEEEEDEEEEEEEEEEEDDDDDDSGSECLENAEGEKFEGVDNPEFVAIVAYTDPADPSAREEMLKIASVIETLGWGDKKDKKDVLPQVLSVMSKDTSGPRVKVEEAGRQVDAMVLRKAEEDGNLLECISTLAEAENCPKGKKSGLGLLRGWSAEGHQGGLLELVALLAAQDMVESVKEEEASRWGGGGSGGRKCDHSQGGLSDVLAFLASQENLESNEESEEDSDTESEGDSEDTDSEESEPGDSVSKKPRAKRARTGSKGMAPTGATAVSTASRARKSRRGGRGRGRGVTPEKKAGSGPSTEDHAGNKKKKGSAGAGARARAGEAKGQPAAVPKSTRGKKARRGPRRAPKCR